One genomic window of Cercospora beticola chromosome 5, complete sequence includes the following:
- the FES1 gene encoding hsp70 nucleotide exchange factor fes1 (BUSCO:EOG09264MIL~antiSMASH:Cluster_4), protein MSISSRAATSLVRGATRQAVPALRTTSTAIQKREASSTDASTSHAEFKSPFHRGASNKPDTTIIPSFKSYRNNSGETGNKLFQYFMVGAMGGVSALGAKNTVQDFLVNMSASADVLAMAKVEVDLATIPEGKNVIIKWRGKPVFIRHRTADEIKEAEDFDWKTLRDPQSDGDRVKKPEWLIMLGVCTHLGCVPIGEAGDYGGWFCPCHGSHYDISGRVRKGPAPLNLEVPEYDFPEDNALVIG, encoded by the exons ATGTCGATCTCCTCTCGAGCCGCCACCTCGCTGGTGCGCGGCGCCACTCGTCAGGCTGTGCCTGCTCTGCGCACCACCTCAACCGCCATCCAGAAACGCGAAGCCAGCTCTACCGATGCCTCAACATCACACGCCGAGTTCAAGTCGCCTTTCCACCGTGGCGCTAGCAACAAGCCAGACACTACCATCATCCCCTCCTTCAAGAGCTACAGGAATAACTCGGGCGAGACTGGCAACAAGCTGTTCCAGTACTTCATGGTCGGCGCGATGGGTGGTGTTTCAGCGCTTGGTGCGAAGAATACCGTGCAGG ACTTCCTTGTCAACATGTCCGCTTCCGCCGATGTGCTGGCCATGGCCAAGGTTGAAGTCGACCTTGCAACCATTCCAGAGGGCAAGAACGTGATCATCAAATGGCGTGGAAAGCCGGTCTTCATCCGCCACCGTACTGCGGATGAGATCAAGGAAGCCGAGGACTTTGACTGGAAGACCCTCCGTGACCCACAGTCCGACGGTGATCGTGTCAAGAAGCCCGAGTGGCTCATTATGCTGGGTGTCTGCACACACTTGGGTTGTGTGCCTATTGGAGAGGCTGGTGACTATGGTGGATGGTTCTGCCCTTGCCACGGTTCTCACTACGATATCTCTGGTCGTGTAAGAAAGGGCCCAGCCCCATTGAACTTGGAGGTGCCAGAATATGACTTCCCAGAGGACAACGCGCTGGTCATTGGTTAA
- a CDS encoding uncharacterized protein (antiSMASH:Cluster_4): MAYASKRKAVAQLTPPASKRQATESACAHSNMNKSKSIETETPSIFSRLQHESVKVANDYRKVRFPILGKYITKDAPAAMQQYDTMDLMPADPRQLHHSTSVSGPVAQDGKRPAIVRTPYNRDRKLTFFDLAPELRNEIYKLSLISAEGIAIMTKNPNNIEPALLFSSKKIRSEALNMFYHNNSFHFDDTETAIGFLKALRRIQRNSLQSFTIIDPFKAAVTPVEAELEDARIRRYDTEYHWSRVSSASKAAQAKLQATLDKSPRALKKFGPLATPVLPPGMEYIHNHLSNFPHLRQKDIVLDKPRTLKATKHALRLLDISLGRKEMNNVVKVEMLVHVPVDENRPANGIGEAKEEWRAVTMKEVEEYKVVEVRRRKYVMPMTEMEKSRR; this comes from the coding sequence ATGGCATACGCAAGCAAGCGCAAAGCCGTGGCCCAGCTTACTCCTCCTGCAAGCAAGAGACAAGCGACGGAGAGTGCCTGCGCTCATTCCAACATGAACAAAAGCAAGAGCATTGAGACCGAAACACCATCGATATTCAGTCGCTTGCAGCACGAATCAGTCAAAGTGGCAAACGACTATCGCAAAGTCCGTTTCCCTATTCTTGGCAAGTATATCACGAAGGACGCCCCAGCAGCCATGCAACAGTACGACACAATGGACCTGATGCCTGCCGACCCTCGTCAGCTACATCACAGCACCTCCGTCTCTGGTCCAGTCGCTCAGGATGGCAAGCGCCCTGCAATCGTCCGAACGCCGTACAACAGGGACCGGAAGCTCACCTTCTTCGATCTTGCCCCGGAACTTCGAAACGAGATATACAAACTCTCATTGATAAGTGCAGAAGGCATCGCTATCATGACCAAAAACCCGAACAACATCGAGCCAGCCCTCCTTTTCTCCAGCAAGAAGATCCGCTCCGAGGCTCTGAACATGTTCTACCACAACAATAGCTTCCACTTCGACGATACCGAAACAGCCATTGGCTTTCTCAAAGCCTTACGCCGAATACAACGTAATTCACTCCAATCATTCACGATCATCGATCCATTCAAGGCGGCGGTCACACCAGTCGAGGCAGAACTTGAGGACGCCCGCATTAGGAGATATGACACCGAGTATCACTGGAGTCGTGTGAGCTCAGCAAGCAAAGCCGCCCAGGCAAAACTTCAAGCCACTCTGGACAAGAGCCCCAGAGCTCTGAAGAAGTTTGGCCCCCTCGCGACGCCAGTGCTGCCACCAGGCATGGAGTATATCCACAACCATTTGTCAAATTTCCCTCACCTGCGACAAAAAGACATCGTTCTCGACAAGCCACGCACGCTGAAAGCCACGAAACATGCCCTTCGGCTGCTGGATATTTCGCTTGGGAGAAAGGAGATGAACAATGTTGTCAAGGTAGAAATGCTGGTTCACGTGCCAGTTGATGAGAACCGGCCAGCTAATGGTATTGGTgaggcgaaggaggagtGGAGAGCGGTCACGATGAAAGAGGTGGAGGAGTAtaaggtggtggaggtcaGGAGACGGAAGTATGTTATGCCGATGacagagatggagaagagcaggagaTAG
- a CDS encoding uncharacterized protein (antiSMASH:Cluster_4) yields the protein MSGLDRAFQAWRDNHNFTSDASTQLWKKLSRSHTIYGDLLIFPHNALSGPEWQPLQPLASETLEDLWQRICKECKITHVASNKPIPPQNEDSTKSENILRAPINFTPIYGDFGPETASSPPTEEDFAKAFWVTAKQNGIYQTWAPRWTMFSRGNISEKARLLTLPSVVQAAEEAAQARDEGDEGWKMGFDVVDLYAGIGYFTFSYVRAGARTVFCWDLNAWSVEGLVRGARRNKWGVEVCGRIEGAEDGDEAAMEMMVKSDAQILVFNETNEMAPERLRETSRYSRLNIRHVNLGMLPSSRKALELAAAFVSLKPKGWLHIHENFLVDEIVEKSEETRKEFERILLGSSNPHLEHVGDEQKLKVEIEHINKLKSYAPGVMHCVIDVSVEVTG from the coding sequence ATGTCCGGCCTAGACCGCGCCTTCCAGGCATGGCGCGACAACCACAATTTCACCTCGGACGCAAGCACCCAACTATGGAAAAAGCTCTCAAGATCACACACAATCTACGGCGACCTACTCATCTTCCCCCACAACGCCCTCTCCGGCCCCGAATGGCAACCACTTCAACCTCTCGCCTCGGAAACCCTCGAAGATCTCTGGCAACGTATCTGCAAAGAATGTAAAATCACACACGTCGCCTCAAACAAGCCCATCCCACCTCAAAATGAGGATTCCACCAAGTCGGAAAATATCCTCCGCGCTCCGATAAATTTCACGCCAATCTACGGAGACTTCGGCCCAGAGACTGCTTCATCTCCCCCAACAGAAGAAGATTTCGCAAAAGCGTTCTGGGTGACTGCGAAGCAGAATGGGATCTATCAGACGTGGGCGCCGAGATGGACGATGTTTTCGCGAGGGAACATTTCGGAGAAGGCGAGGTTGCTGACGTTGCCTTCTGTGGTACAAgcggcagaagaagctgcgcaagCGCGAGATGAGGGAGATGAGGGTTGGAAGATGGGGTTTGACGTTGTGGATTTGTATGCTGGGATTGGGTATTTTACCTTCTCGTATGTGAGGGCTGGGGCGAGGACGGTGTTTTGTTGGGATTTGAATGCTTGGAGTGTGGAGGGGTTGGTGAGGGGGGCGAGGAGGAATAAATGGGGTGTGGAGGTTTGTGGGAGGATTGAGGGTGCtgaggatggagatgaggcCGCGATGGAAATGATGGTAAAGAGCGATGCGCAAATCCTGGTTTTCAACGAAACGAATGAGATGGCGCCGGAACGGCTGAGAGAAACCTCAAGGTACAGCAGATTGAACATTCGACACGTCAATCTCGGGATGCTGCCGAGCTCGAGAAAGGCTTtggagcttgctgctgctttcgtCTCGTTGAAGCCGAAGGGATGGTTGCACATTCATGAGAATTTCCTGGTAGACGAGATCGTGGAGAAGAGTGAGGAGACGAGGAAGGAATTCGAGCGCATTCTGCTGGGATCCAGTAACCCTCACCTGGAGCATGTTGGAgacgagcagaagctgaaggtCGAGATCGAACATATCAACAAGCTCAAAAGCTATGCTCCTGGGGTCATGCACTGCGTGATCGATGTTTCTGTCGAAGTCACAGGATGA
- a CDS encoding uncharacterized protein (antiSMASH:Cluster_4~BUSCO:EOG092649VA), producing MGKRKANGDDKLPSKDKMDVDGEDSGSDDDTSMLDVDFEFMDPDPEVDFHGLKNLLRQLFDADNQLFDLSELADLILSQPGMGSTVKCDGKESDPYALLTALNLNHHRMKPVILNLTKYILSRAKASGNPGLQQLEQLLAPDSKAQVALVLNERFINIPHQVIPPMYSLLLEEVELAVKDKEPYDFTHYLIFSKTYAEVHSKLDAEEERPSKKGKKSGSANSETFYFHAEDEVWQKHALGFSNFEYEKEADEGASDAKRAFTEAGIKPQGHLILIEGKNFQNAVKAVGEYLQ from the exons ATGGGTAAAAGAAAGGCGAATGGCGACGACAAGCTGCCGTCGAAAGACAAGATGGACGTCGACGGCGAGGACAGTGGCAGTGACGAT GACACAAGTATGCTCGACGTAGATTTCGAGTTCATGGACCCCGATCCAGAAGTGGATTTCCACGGCTTGAAGAACTTGCTCCGACAACTTTTCGATGCCGACAATCAGTTATTTGACCTTTCAGAGCTGGCCGATCTGATCCTTTCACAGCCCGGTATGGGCTCAACAGTAAAATGCGACGGCAAAGAGAGCGATCCCTATGCGCTTCTCACGGCCCTAAACCTCAACCACCACAGGATGAAGCCCGTCATTCTCAACTTGACAAAATACATCCTGTCTCGTGCCAAAGCTTCTGGGAATCCTGGTCTTCAGCAACTCGAACAGCTACTTGCGCCTGACTCAAAAGCACAAGTCGCACTGGTTCTGAACGAACGCTTCATCAACATCCCACACCAGGTCATTCCTCCAATGTACAGCCTGCTCTTAGAGGAAGTTGAGCTTGCTGTCAAGGACAAGGAACCATACGACTTCACGCACTATCTCATCTTCAGCAAGACTTATGCCGAAGTGCACTCAAAGCTtgatgcagaggaggagCGGCCGAGCAAAAAGGGAAAGAAGTCGGGAAGCGCGAACTCTGAGACGTTCTACTTTCACGCTGAAGATGAAGTGTGGCAAAAACACGCCCTGGGCTTCTCGAATTTCGAGTACGAGAAAGAAGCAGATGAAGGTGCCAGTGATGCGAAGCGAGCTTTCACTGAGGCAGGAATCAAACCTCAAGGGCATTTGATTCTGATCGAGGGAAAGAATTTTCAGAACGCGGTCAAGGCTGTTGGAGAGTATTTGCAGTAG
- a CDS encoding uncharacterized protein (antiSMASH:Cluster_4), with the protein MSGTNNPTSFRDLSAELRNNIYKQALLLDDQVISVSGEQGKALPRNLPLAVNIIAANREIYKEATAMLYGGNTWYANTEEEAITFLSKIPRDNIAKIRRFELNYADWSCQGMRHFGYMHLKSLIQRSVRERVEKLLRCTGGELLPLSLDAIYVPDCRAPGSYCSLSELSVWNMFDYRQWKWELSRERTGIKECPK; encoded by the coding sequence ATGTCTGGAACAAACAACCCAACCTCGTTCCGCGATCTGTCCGCTGAGCTACGCAACAACATCTACAAGCAAGCTCTTTTACTGGACGACCAAGTCATTTCCGTCTCTGGAGAACAAGGCAAGGCGCTTCCGCGAAATCTCCCATTAGCAGtcaacatcatcgccgcaAACCGAGAGATCTACAAAGAAGCAACAGCAATGCTCTATGGCGGGAACACCTGGTATGCAAacaccgaagaagaagccatcaCTTTCCTCAGCAAGATACCAAGAGACAACATCGCAAAGATCCGCCGCTTTGAACTGAATTACGCCGACTGGAGCTGTCAAGGCATGAGGCACTTCGGCTACATGCACCTCAAATCCTTAATCCAAAGAAGCGTTCGCGAGCGGGTCGAGAAGCTCCTACGTTGCACTGGTGGAGAACTCTTGCCGCTGTCCCTTGATGCAATCTATGTCCCTGATTGCCGCGCACCAGGAAGCTATTGTTCTTTGTCGGAGTTGAGCGTCTGGAACATGTTCGACTACAGGCAGTGGAAGTGGGAATTGTCTCGCGAACGCACTGGTATCAAGGAGTGTCCGAAGTAA
- a CDS encoding uncharacterized protein (SMCOG1050:monooxygenase FAD-binding~antiSMASH:Cluster_4), protein MAVENYDIVIVGAGPVGLLLSTCLARWGYKIKHIDMRPEPTLTGRADGIQPRSLDLLRNMGLKRAIMANEPAKVYEVAFWDPLDEGKGIARTGTWASCPKFIDARYPFTTLLHQGLIERVFIDDIEKHGTRIQRPWKITGFKNDGKDSTYPVEVNLAHVNGDEQETVRAKYLFSGEGARSFIREQLGVGITHKDPIAYVWGVMDGVVRTDFPDIKMKCTIHSDAGSIMVIPRENNMVRLYIQIASSTDKDWNPRKTATTEEVQAYAKKIMKPYYIEWDRVEWYSVYPIGQGIADRYTLDERVFMGGDCCHTHSPKAGQGMNTAFLDAQNLAWKIHHVESGFADRSILKSYESERKYVAENLLNFDASYAKLFSQRVPSAAERASAGKSNDGKDENPFVQKFKESCEFTSGYGVAYLENVFNWSESHAAQSPLFLTTKNGGTKLRTGRILTPATVTRVVDANVVHLEQEIPLNGSYRLYLFGGKPTKTKKAIADFASGLRKKGSFYDVYKRADIGKVDYHERHNPHSWFYTFNIIFNSHRPDIEIRELLPEVLARYTDHVYADDIWDQMVPEAKASAHAKVGLSEEEGGIVVVRPDGYVGCVVKLVEGSGTVDALNSYFNSFTTKTIGSERAQL, encoded by the coding sequence ATGGCTGTGGAGAACTACGACATTGTGATCGTGGGCGCTGGTCCAGTAGGCCTGTTGCTCTCGACATGTCTAGCACGATGGGGCTACAAGATCAAGCACATTGATATGCGACCCGAGCCCACACTTACTGGGCGCGCCGATGGCATTCAGCCGCGATCTCTCGATCTCCTCCGAAATATGGGCCTGAAGCGAGCCATCATGGCCAACGAGCCGGCGAAGGTGTACGAAGTCGCCTTCTGGGACCCTCTGGACGAGGGCAAGGGCATCGCGAGAACAGGCACATGGGCGTCTTGCCCGAAATTCATCGATGCGCGATACCCATTCACGACGTTATTGCACCAGGGCCTGATCGAGAGGGtcttcatcgacgacattgAAAAGCATGGCACACGGATACAAAGGCCTTGGAAGATTACAGGCTTCAAGAATGATGGGAAAGACTCAACATATCCAGTCGAGGTCAATCTCGCGCATGTGAACGGAGATGAACAGGAGACTGTTCGCGCAAAATATCTGTTCTCGGGAGAGGGCGCGCGATCATTCATCAGAGAACAGCTTGGGGTCGGCATTACGCACAAGGACCCAATCGCATACGTGTGGGGAGTAATGGACGGAGTCGTTCGGACAGACTTCCCCGACATCAAGATGAAGTGCACAATCCATTCTGATGCCGGCTCAATTATGGTCATTCCTCGCGAGAACAACATGGTCCGCCTCTACATTCAAATTGCCTCATCAACCGACAAAGACTGGAATCCACGGAAAACAGCCACAACTGAGGAAGTGCAGGCTTATGCTAAGAAGATCATGAAGCCATATTACATCGAGTGGGATCGTGTAGAGTGGTACTCGGTGTACCCAATCGGACAGGGCATTGCAGATCGATATACCTTGGACGAGCGCGTGTTCATGGGCGGTGACTGCTGCCATACACACTCGCCTAAAGCTGGTCAAGGCATGAACACTGCATTCTTAGACGCGCAGAACTTGGCCTGGAAGATCCATCACGTCGAGTCTGGTTTCGCCGATCGCAGCATTCTGAAGTCGTACGAGTCAGAGCGGAAATACGTGGCTGAGAATCTGCTGAATTTCGATGCTTCATACGCCAAATTGTTTTCGCAACGAGTGccctcagcagcagagcgcGCCTCTGCTGGCAAGTCGAATGACGGAAAAGACGAGAACCCATTCGTGCAGAAGTTCAAGGAGTCTTGCGAGTTCACATCTGGCTATGGCGTTGCCTACCTCGAGAATGTCTTCAACTGGTCAGAATCTCATGCGGCGCAGTCACCGCTCTTCCTCACGACCAAGAACGGAGGCACGAAACTACGCACAGGACGCATTCTGACCCCCGCGACTGTTACTCGAGTTGTCGACGCCAATGTCGTGCATCTCGAACAGGAGATCCCTCTGAATGGATCGTACCGACTTTACCTCTTCGGCGGCAAGCCAACtaagacgaagaaggcgatcgcAGACTTTGCCTCCGGTCTGCGCAAGAAAGGTTCATTCTACGACGTGTACAAGCGAGCCGACATCGGCAAGGTGGATTACCACGAGCGACACAATCCACATTCTTGGTTCTACACCTTCAATATCATCTTCAACTCTCACCGACCCGATATTGAGATCCGCGAGCTTCTACCCGAAGTCTTGGCGCGTTACACCGATCACGTCTACGCTGACGACATCTGGGATCAAATGGTGCCTGAAGCAAAGGCTTCAGCGCACGCCAAGGTCGGCCTGTCAGAAGAGGAGGGAGGTATTGTGGTCGTGCGACCTGATGGCTATGTCGGTTGCGTGGTTAAACTCGTCGAGGGATCTGGCACGGTCGACGCGCTGAATTCCTACTTCAATTCGTTCACCACGAAGACAATAGGGTCAGAGAGGGCACAGCTATGA
- a CDS encoding uncharacterized protein (antiSMASH:Cluster_4), with the protein MAPPATRTSFKRSASEDADDTSVTSSKRAKASSRSSKAQTQSQESQDKSSTGERPKRFTPDGREIPYMKPRPNGSWRMITGEDIAYTPEERPTRAPASAYRQTSITQSFGQSTYSGKERKSKPQVKNTTSSSTKPKATTKPTMATASSSKQPNNEAISTTPTTKAGPSKSSTPNHLTLNHSISNIFSAPPNTLLLHACNTEGSWGAGIALAFKKSYPSAFETYRDHCRLTPSDELIGTALLIPPSEEDDSDSSKHFIGCLFTSVSKGQRKDSPDKILRATGTAVKDLVKKVGEWNDEQKEKKVGEVRMCKINSGLFGVKWERTQAVLEAIEVDGENSIRQIEVISRSEDD; encoded by the coding sequence ATGGCGCCTCCTGCGACACGGACCAGCTTCAAGCGCTCGGCTTCTGAAGACGCAGACGACACAAGCGTCACTTCTTCGAAGCGTGCCAAGGCCAGCAGTCGATCAAGTAAAGCACAGACTCAATCGCAAGAATCACAAGACAAGTCGAGCACTGGAGAACGACCAAAGCGATTCACGCCAGACGGAAGAGAGATTCCGTACATGAAGCCACGGCCAAATGGATCTTGGCGAATGATCACTGGCGAAGACATTGCCTATACCCCAGAGGAACGACCGACTCGAGCTCCAGCAAGTGCATACAGGCAGACATCGATTACTCAATCGTTCGGCCAATCGACATACTCTGGCAAAGAACGCAAATCGAAGCCTCAAGTCAAGAACACCACATCAAGCTCCACGAAACCAAAGGCGACCACAAAACCAACGATGGCAACGGCATCGTCATCAAAGCAACCCAACAACGAAGCGATATCAACCACACCCACAACCAAAGCCGGTCCCTCCAAGTCCTCCACCCCCAACCACCTAACCCTCAACCACTCCATCTCCAACATCTTCTCCGcaccacccaacaccctcctcctccacgccTGCAACACCGAAGGCAGCTGGGGCGCAGGCATAGCCCTTGCTTTCAAGAAATCCTACCCCTCAGCGTTCGAAACCTACCGCGATCACTGTCGCCTCACACCGAGCGATGAACTCATCGGAACCGCACTACTCATCCCTCCatccgaagaagacgactcCGACTCGAGTAAACACTTCATCGGCTGCCTTTTCACCTCAGTCAGTAAAGGCCAACGCAAAGATTCGCCAGACAAGATTCTGCGCGCGACGGGGACTGCGGTGAAGGATTTGGTCAAGAAGGTCGGGGAGTGGAATGAtgagcagaaggagaagaaagttgGAGAGGTGAGGATGTGTAAAATCAATTCGGGGTTGTTTGGGGTGAAGTGGGAGAGAACCCAGGCTGTGCTCGAGGCCATCGAGGTTGATGGCGAGAACTCGATCCGGCAGATCGAGGTCATTTCGAGGAGTGAAGATGATTGA